A region of Nostoc sp. 'Peltigera membranacea cyanobiont' N6 DNA encodes the following proteins:
- a CDS encoding nSTAND1 domain-containing NTPase has product MNQDGMVTATELYSYLRDQVEIASENYYQRQTPSLCPLRKHDKGEFIFLLPDFDRDKLEDAPPLNVENNPYRGLSSYDEKDSNLFFGREEQIQKLYQKLVDNKQQLTLVLGASGTGKSSLVKAGLIPKLRKDDKTWRILPPFRPGESPLKSLNNVLESVKQPLIQAGISSRLFTPAEESLGNWFKNNPQAKLLVIIDQFEELITLSKSEEAEKFQIFIKKILAESFQSQSLPIYALAFSSDGKSIVGGGANNTLKLWNINGKKITELKDKHSDGCISSVAFNPENSNTIISGHWFNTVQLKGDTLLLWNVKNKKITYLNAHRFATYSVAFSPDGRTIASGGDDSTIQLRNIEGIPIEQPLVGHQERRNSNCWGRKSHRDYPSVSSVAFSLNGQMIISGGSDGTVRIWDSQSIAMRDFNTNSHKADFVAFSPDKRIVVTRNGKTLQLWDGNGNLIGKPLDIGTEASRTLSFSPDSKTIAVVSEKVVHLWGLHGNLINKIPIENVSNLVFSPDNKTIALVKGNTVNIWDLNKHFTIGKIKTDQSIYSATLRFSSDGKNIAALGSGSSDKQLLQTWDLTGNSIAKFEQNIYYSDNSVWFASTANILLTNKDRIFQLRDFKGNSIGKPLKYEGRIPPNNTLYVFLDEKAKMILISSNLDKDIWLWDLEGNPVRKLFKNEGELKGVTFSPDGKTIAIAESIGSPTESDKSSSIIIKDLNDNLISKLQLPDQLIQELSFSANGKNIISVTEESVQKSVQFWPGNWQTWLEIACNRLRNHPRLKATETQDAKTIQETCQSYVGNAQHERNEKITMDDKILPTTTANPSK; this is encoded by the coding sequence TTGAATCAAGATGGTATGGTCACTGCAACTGAGCTTTACTCATATTTGCGCGATCAAGTAGAAATCGCCTCAGAAAATTACTACCAGCGACAAACTCCTAGTTTATGTCCACTCAGGAAACATGATAAAGGGGAATTTATCTTTTTGTTGCCTGATTTTGACCGAGATAAATTGGAAGATGCACCACCACTAAACGTAGAAAATAATCCGTATCGAGGATTATCTTCCTATGATGAAAAAGATAGTAATTTGTTTTTTGGTAGAGAAGAGCAAATTCAAAAGCTTTACCAGAAATTAGTTGATAACAAACAACAATTAACATTAGTCTTGGGTGCTTCTGGAACGGGTAAATCTAGTTTGGTGAAAGCTGGACTTATTCCTAAACTCAGGAAGGATGACAAAACCTGGCGTATCCTGCCTCCTTTTCGACCAGGGGAGTCTCCTTTGAAATCATTGAATAACGTACTAGAATCGGTAAAGCAGCCTTTAATCCAAGCAGGAATATCTTCCCGTTTATTCACCCCAGCCGAAGAAAGCTTGGGAAATTGGTTTAAGAATAATCCTCAAGCAAAGCTACTGGTGATTATCGATCAGTTTGAAGAATTGATAACTTTATCTAAGAGTGAAGAAGCAGAGAAATTTCAGATATTTATTAAAAAAATCCTTGCTGAATCTTTTCAATCTCAATCTTTACCTATCTATGCTCTAGCCTTTAGCTCGGATGGGAAAAGTATTGTTGGTGGTGGTGCAAATAATACTCTAAAATTGTGGAATATAAATGGCAAAAAAATTACTGAATTAAAAGATAAACACTCGGATGGCTGTATTTCTTCCGTGGCTTTCAATCCAGAAAATAGTAATACCATTATTAGCGGACACTGGTTTAATACAGTTCAACTAAAAGGAGATACTCTACTTTTATGGAATGTAAAAAATAAGAAAATCACTTATTTAAATGCTCATAGATTTGCAACTTATTCTGTAGCTTTTAGCCCAGATGGTCGCACTATTGCAAGTGGTGGAGATGACTCTACTATACAGTTACGAAATATAGAAGGTATTCCTATTGAGCAGCCTCTTGTTGGTCACCAGGAAAGACGAAATAGTAACTGTTGGGGTAGAAAATCTCACAGAGATTATCCTTCTGTTAGTTCTGTAGCTTTTAGTCTAAATGGTCAAATGATTATCAGCGGTGGTTCTGATGGTACTGTAAGAATATGGGATTCACAAAGCATTGCCATGCGTGATTTCAACACTAACTCTCACAAAGCCGATTTTGTAGCTTTTAGCCCTGATAAAAGAATAGTTGTAACTCGCAACGGTAAAACATTACAGTTGTGGGATGGCAATGGCAATCTTATTGGAAAACCTTTAGATATTGGAACTGAAGCTAGTCGAACACTTTCTTTTAGTCCTGATAGTAAAACTATTGCTGTTGTCAGCGAAAAGGTAGTACATTTGTGGGGCTTGCATGGTAATTTAATTAATAAAATCCCCATAGAAAATGTTAGCAATTTGGTTTTTAGCCCAGACAATAAAACTATTGCTCTTGTCAAGGGCAACACAGTAAATATATGGGATTTGAATAAGCATTTTACAATTGGAAAAATTAAGACAGACCAAAGTATTTATTCTGCTACTTTAAGGTTTAGTTCTGATGGTAAAAATATTGCTGCGTTAGGTTCTGGAAGCAGCGACAAACAACTACTTCAAACATGGGATTTAACTGGAAATTCTATAGCTAAATTTGAACAAAATATTTATTATTCTGATAATTCTGTATGGTTTGCTTCTACAGCAAACATTCTATTAACTAATAAAGATAGAATTTTTCAGCTACGGGACTTCAAAGGTAATTCTATCGGTAAACCTCTCAAATATGAGGGTAGAATTCCTCCAAATAATACTTTATATGTATTTTTGGATGAAAAAGCCAAAATGATTCTTATTAGCAGCAATCTTGATAAAGATATCTGGTTGTGGGATTTGGAAGGTAATCCCGTTCGTAAACTATTTAAAAATGAAGGGGAATTGAAGGGTGTAACATTTAGTCCTGATGGAAAGACTATAGCAATAGCTGAATCTATAGGAAGTCCTACTGAATCGGATAAAAGTAGCTCTATCATAATTAAAGACTTGAATGATAATCTTATCTCTAAATTACAATTGCCTGATCAGTTGATCCAAGAATTAAGTTTTAGTGCTAACGGAAAAAACATTATCTCTGTTACTGAAGAGAGTGTACAAAAATCTGTACAGTTTTGGCCGGGAAATTGGCAGACTTGGCTTGAGATTGCTTGTAATCGATTACGCAACCATCCTAGATTGAAAGCAACAGAGACACAGGATGCCAAAACAATTCAAGAGACTTGCCAATCGTATGTTGGTAATGCACAACATGAAAGGAATGAGAAAATCACTATGGATGATAAAATTTTGCCAACAACCACTGCAAATCCTAGCAAATAG
- a CDS encoding nSTAND1 domain-containing NTPase has product MSKYDFHRNLAVIIGINNYSNGIPELETPVADAEKLAKILQENYQYEVQILLNEKATLLQLTSLLADLKQKTLHLPDQTLQIEESDRIIFYFAGHGIVPADGLDNRDNLAGYLVPQDARGDILLQKQIEINKILLPMQDLHDALTELPCRHLLVILDCCFAGAFRSSLYREILPARKVYKQRYDRFIRDRAWQAIASAAHDQKAIDYLGCFGQRGTTEDNKHSPFAEALFAGLCGAADTIGTGDGIITATELYCYVRDQVEELTDELDKRQTPGLFPLKKHDKGEYIFLLPNFDQNNLEDAPALNEENNPYRGLKSYEEEHSKLFFGRDELIKQLYERVFHPKNPLTVVLGVSGSGKSSLVKAGLIPYIKANHNEDWYIIPTFRPGESPFAALAEVITVNTEVSESKIEVIKSLSETLIQAPRQFIEIVANGRQIPASAKLLLVIDQFEELITICKQQEREQFLNFLAEVLEANAQKLHIIITLRSDFEPRFLDSALKPYWSGDRFPVRAMRSDELRQAIERPANEKMLDFDPPNLVDVLIDEVGQMPGSLSLLSFTLSELYTRCIERESRTLTQADYQELGGVAGSLTHRATEIYNKLDNAQQLTMQRVMLRMVTIQGGESARRRVPLSELIYINDAENTRVEEIRQLLDKARLIVGGQETGGEPYVEPAHDALVRGWNKLQEWKNEELGNLLLQQRLTPAANDWQQDSTNTGLLWDDDPRLPILEQVVKSNNSWLNEQETKFIKRSIRNKEERNINEKKQIINIFARASQAFFASNQLLEALIEAVKGGKELQKLRDKFQKLKQEAILEESEAAICKEIDIVKNQTVITLEQAVYGIRELNRLEGHTGPVESVCFSPDGQMIASAAWDNTVKLWSCDGKLLKTLYQDFKTPEGYSTMVLCVSFSSDSLIIAACGDNTVKLWNLNGQELKTLIGHSEDINCVCFSPDNQIIASASRDNTVKLWNLNGQELKTLIGHSKDINCVCFSPDSKMIASASYDDTVKLWKLDGTLMTTLKHKSTVYDVTFSPKGQIIASASQNTVKLWNFNGQELKTLTGHTAKVNSVSFSPDGQTIVSASDDGTVKLWGIEGQEITTFIGHSAKVNSVSFSPSGQTVASASDDGTVKLWNAHSQERPTLAKIVSDAGDTEVTKVIFSPDGKIIAGAGKQGVKLWNFKNQEIINFIQESGVASLSFSPDGQTIAFGCFDNQVKLYNLENQSLTVFISLNGHSSGVRSISFSPDGQMIVSGSDDKTVKLWSRDGQMLTTLSGHSGGVWSVTFSPDSEMIASGSDGSDKTIKLWSRDGQMLKTLTGHINTVNGICFSPDSQMIASAASDNTVKLWSRDGQEIKTLRGHDYQVVDVKFSADGQMIASADWDGTVKLWNLNGQLLQTLKKRSNKSSWFYSICFSPDSQTIASGTANGVLLWNFNLDELVMRGCHWILDYLKNNPNVEVSDRSLCDDIPLITANPNK; this is encoded by the coding sequence ATGTCCAAATACGATTTTCACCGCAACCTTGCAGTAATTATTGGTATTAATAACTACTCAAATGGTATCCCAGAGCTAGAGACACCTGTTGCTGACGCTGAAAAACTTGCCAAAATTCTCCAAGAGAATTATCAATATGAGGTGCAGATATTACTAAATGAAAAAGCTACATTATTACAGTTAACTTCTCTATTAGCAGACCTCAAGCAAAAAACACTACACCTACCTGATCAAACTTTACAGATAGAAGAAAGTGACCGTATAATATTTTACTTTGCTGGACATGGAATAGTCCCCGCAGATGGGCTAGACAACAGGGATAATCTGGCAGGCTATCTTGTCCCCCAGGATGCCAGAGGAGATATTCTCCTGCAAAAGCAAATAGAAATTAACAAAATTCTCCTGCCCATGCAAGACTTGCATGATGCACTTACAGAACTACCTTGCCGTCATTTACTAGTTATACTAGATTGCTGTTTTGCAGGGGCATTTCGTTCAAGCTTGTATCGAGAAATTCTCCCGGCGCGAAAAGTATATAAACAACGGTACGATCGCTTCATCAGAGATAGAGCATGGCAAGCGATCGCATCTGCGGCTCATGACCAAAAGGCGATCGATTATCTCGGTTGTTTCGGACAAAGAGGAACTACAGAAGATAACAAACACTCACCCTTTGCTGAAGCTTTATTTGCGGGTTTATGCGGTGCTGCGGACACAATAGGAACAGGTGATGGTATCATCACGGCAACTGAACTTTATTGCTATGTGCGCGATCAAGTTGAAGAACTTACCGACGAACTTGACAAACGCCAAACTCCTGGCTTGTTTCCCCTGAAAAAGCATGACAAAGGCGAGTATATATTCTTACTACCAAATTTTGACCAAAACAATTTAGAAGATGCACCAGCACTCAACGAAGAAAACAACCCTTATCGGGGTTTAAAAAGCTATGAAGAAGAGCATTCTAAGTTGTTTTTTGGCAGAGATGAACTAATCAAGCAACTATATGAACGAGTTTTTCACCCTAAAAACCCACTAACTGTAGTTTTAGGCGTTTCCGGTTCAGGCAAGTCTAGTTTAGTCAAAGCGGGGTTAATTCCTTATATAAAGGCTAACCATAACGAAGATTGGTACATTATACCTACATTTCGTCCTGGTGAATCTCCCTTCGCCGCACTGGCTGAGGTAATAACAGTCAATACTGAGGTTAGTGAAAGTAAAATAGAGGTAATTAAATCTCTCAGCGAGACGCTCATACAAGCACCCAGGCAATTTATTGAAATTGTAGCCAATGGCAGACAAATTCCTGCAAGTGCAAAGCTTTTATTGGTGATTGACCAATTTGAAGAACTAATTACCATCTGCAAGCAACAAGAGCGAGAGCAGTTCTTAAATTTCCTGGCAGAAGTATTAGAGGCTAATGCTCAAAAGTTGCACATAATCATCACCTTGCGCTCTGACTTTGAACCACGTTTTTTAGATTCTGCACTCAAACCCTATTGGAGTGGCGATCGCTTTCCAGTACGTGCCATGAGGTCTGATGAATTACGGCAGGCCATTGAAAGACCAGCTAACGAAAAAATGCTGGACTTCGACCCGCCAAATCTAGTTGACGTACTGATTGACGAAGTAGGGCAAATGCCCGGTTCGCTATCACTATTATCTTTTACTTTAAGTGAACTTTATACTAGATGTATTGAGCGAGAAAGTAGAACTTTAACTCAGGCAGATTATCAAGAGTTAGGCGGAGTTGCAGGTTCGTTAACACATCGAGCAACAGAAATATACAACAAACTGGATAATGCCCAGCAACTCACAATGCAACGGGTGATGCTGCGGATGGTAACAATTCAAGGCGGGGAGTCAGCAAGGCGAAGAGTGCCTTTATCTGAGTTGATATATATAAATGATGCAGAAAATACGCGAGTGGAGGAAATTCGTCAACTGCTGGATAAAGCGCGTTTAATTGTTGGTGGACAGGAAACTGGGGGTGAACCCTATGTAGAACCAGCCCATGATGCTTTGGTTCGCGGATGGAATAAGTTACAGGAGTGGAAAAATGAGGAGCTAGGAAATTTGTTACTGCAACAGCGTTTAACGCCTGCGGCTAATGATTGGCAGCAAGATAGCACTAATACTGGTTTGCTATGGGATGATGACCCACGCCTTCCAATTTTAGAACAGGTGGTTAAATCAAACAATAGTTGGCTAAATGAACAAGAAACGAAATTTATCAAGCGTAGTATTCGTAACAAAGAAGAAAGGAATATAAATGAAAAAAAGCAGATTATAAATATATTTGCCAGAGCGTCTCAAGCTTTCTTTGCTTCCAATCAGCTGTTAGAAGCTTTAATTGAAGCTGTGAAAGGTGGAAAAGAATTACAAAAATTACGAGACAAATTTCAAAAATTAAAACAAGAAGCTATTTTAGAAGAAAGTGAAGCAGCAATTTGCAAAGAAATTGATATCGTTAAAAATCAAACTGTAATTACCTTAGAACAAGCCGTTTACGGAATTAGAGAATTAAACCGATTGGAAGGGCATACTGGCCCAGTAGAGAGCGTCTGTTTTAGCCCTGATGGTCAGATGATCGCCTCTGCTGCTTGGGATAATACAGTTAAACTCTGGAGTTGTGACGGGAAGCTATTAAAAACCCTTTATCAGGATTTCAAAACGCCTGAAGGTTATAGCACTATGGTTTTGTGCGTTAGTTTTAGCTCCGATAGCCTGATTATTGCCGCCTGTGGAGACAATACAGTAAAACTTTGGAATCTTAACGGACAAGAACTAAAAACCTTAATTGGGCATAGCGAAGATATCAATTGTGTCTGTTTCAGTCCTGACAATCAGATTATTGCTTCGGCGAGTAGAGATAACACAGTAAAACTTTGGAATCTTAACGGACAAGAACTAAAAACCTTAATTGGGCATAGCAAAGATATCAATTGTGTCTGTTTCAGTCCCGATAGTAAGATGATTGCCTCTGCCAGTTACGATGACACAGTTAAACTCTGGAAGCTTGACGGCACTTTGATGACAACACTAAAGCATAAAAGTACAGTTTATGATGTTACTTTTAGCCCTAAAGGTCAGATAATTGCTTCAGCAAGCCAGAATACAGTGAAACTTTGGAATTTTAACGGACAAGAGCTAAAAACCTTAACTGGGCATACTGCTAAAGTCAATAGTGTTAGTTTCAGTCCTGATGGTCAAACAATTGTCTCTGCCAGTGACGATGGCACAGTTAAACTCTGGGGTATCGAGGGTCAGGAGATTACGACTTTCATAGGACATAGTGCCAAAGTCAATAGTGTTAGTTTCAGCCCTAGTGGTCAGACAGTTGCCTCTGCCAGTGACGATGGCACAGTTAAACTTTGGAACGCGCATAGTCAAGAGCGCCCAACCCTTGCAAAAATCGTCTCAGATGCTGGTGATACTGAGGTAACTAAAGTCATTTTTAGCCCTGATGGCAAAATAATTGCTGGCGCAGGCAAGCAAGGGGTAAAACTTTGGAATTTTAAAAATCAGGAGATTATAAATTTTATACAGGAGAGTGGAGTCGCCAGTCTCAGTTTCAGTCCTGATGGTCAGACTATCGCTTTTGGTTGTTTTGACAATCAGGTAAAACTTTACAATCTTGAAAATCAAAGTCTCACAGTTTTCATTAGTCTCAATGGGCATAGTAGTGGAGTTAGGAGTATTAGTTTTAGTCCTGACGGTCAAATGATTGTCTCTGGCAGCGATGATAAGACAGTAAAGCTCTGGAGTCGTGATGGTCAAATGCTCACAACCCTCAGTGGTCATAGTGGCGGGGTCTGGAGCGTTACTTTTAGCCCCGACAGTGAAATGATTGCTTCTGGTAGTGATGGTTCTGATAAAACAATTAAACTCTGGAGTCGTGATGGTCAAATGCTCAAAACTCTCACTGGACATATCAACACTGTCAATGGCATCTGTTTTAGTCCCGACAGTCAGATGATAGCTTCTGCTGCTTCCGACAATACGGTAAAACTTTGGAGTCGAGACGGTCAGGAAATTAAAACCCTCCGAGGTCATGATTATCAAGTGGTTGATGTCAAATTTAGTGCTGACGGTCAAATGATAGCTTCTGCTGATTGGGACGGCACAGTAAAACTTTGGAATCTGAATGGGCAGCTTCTTCAAACTCTGAAGAAACGTAGTAATAAATCAAGCTGGTTTTATAGTATCTGCTTTAGTCCCGATAGTCAGACGATTGCTTCTGGCACTGCTAATGGAGTGCTTTTATGGAATTTCAACCTAGATGAATTAGTGATGCGTGGTTGCCATTGGATACTCGACTATCTTAAGAATAACCCTAATGTTGAGGTGAGCGATCGCTCTTTATGTGACGATATACCACTAATCACCGCAAATCCCAACAAGTAG
- a CDS encoding alpha/beta hydrolase, which yields MPSSFLHLHLCASAKATLFSNKINKIQGAIMKYNWKNTAKSIGLFCTLLTTYFISLNTSVKATQTVVLRYGMWEESISVNDLQSIAETGQVPQKYKVYTNKFPSEKRQKFLKVLQTKKSVNFVTLSRLLYTSVGSTILQDFARLTSRKDDAGMQALRTALVHGSKPKEGLSIIGFIQNYPSERLVINLEEASQVFSNLNLSYQQTNQFMQAITPRLAVKSTKQAFPFDPSEAGSGKVQVINLPKLKDEQRQRLVPVDIYWSNSVTPAKPVVILSHGFSSNRTDMRYIAEHLASHGFVVAAVEHIGSNEDYKIDLTDLTTSRLTSMKPQEFLERPKDISFVLDELAKLNQTDKHPLQGKLTTNNAMVIGHSFGGGTALSIAGAELQVNSLKERCPKVLRTTVSTGEGLQCVAQDLPENRYQLQDPRIKQAIALNPTSSLMFGETGLEKVQVPTLILASSKDETTPALTEQIIGFTKIISPKWLIGIVGATHSSIKDPISTAQREEKKSVEVVGEQAADIRKYMKAITLAFASQMTPEANKYQVFLTPEYAQYASTQAFPIRLVTDIPADILKKINNAVSNNQQ from the coding sequence ATGCCTTCCTCATTTTTGCATTTACATTTATGTGCTAGTGCAAAAGCCACGCTATTTAGTAACAAAATAAACAAGATTCAAGGTGCAATTATGAAATATAACTGGAAAAATACAGCCAAAAGTATCGGTTTATTCTGTACATTATTGACTACCTATTTCATCAGTTTAAATACTTCTGTAAAAGCAACACAAACTGTTGTATTACGTTATGGTATGTGGGAAGAATCAATCTCAGTCAATGATTTACAAAGTATTGCAGAAACAGGACAAGTACCTCAGAAATACAAAGTTTATACTAATAAATTTCCTTCAGAAAAACGCCAGAAATTTTTAAAAGTACTACAAACGAAAAAATCTGTAAATTTTGTAACTTTAAGTCGATTATTATATACTTCAGTTGGCAGCACTATTCTCCAGGATTTTGCTAGACTAACATCCCGCAAGGATGATGCTGGAATGCAAGCTCTGAGAACTGCATTGGTACATGGTTCTAAACCTAAAGAAGGACTTTCTATTATTGGCTTTATCCAAAATTATCCTAGTGAACGCCTTGTGATTAATTTGGAGGAAGCATCTCAAGTTTTTAGTAATTTGAACTTGTCTTATCAGCAAACTAACCAGTTCATGCAAGCCATTACTCCTCGGCTGGCTGTAAAATCCACTAAACAAGCATTCCCCTTTGATCCTAGCGAAGCAGGAAGTGGCAAAGTACAGGTTATAAACTTACCAAAATTAAAAGATGAACAACGCCAACGTCTTGTTCCTGTTGATATTTATTGGTCAAATTCTGTAACTCCTGCTAAACCTGTGGTGATTTTGTCACATGGTTTTTCCTCTAATCGCACAGATATGCGCTACATTGCAGAACATTTAGCATCTCATGGCTTTGTAGTAGCAGCAGTGGAACATATTGGTAGCAATGAGGACTATAAAATTGATTTGACTGATTTGACAACATCTAGGCTGACAAGTATGAAACCACAAGAATTTTTGGAACGCCCCAAAGATATCAGTTTTGTTTTAGACGAGTTAGCAAAGTTAAATCAAACAGACAAACACCCACTGCAAGGTAAGCTCACAACCAATAACGCTATGGTTATCGGTCACTCTTTTGGAGGTGGGACAGCTTTATCTATTGCTGGAGCAGAATTGCAAGTAAATTCTCTAAAAGAACGCTGTCCTAAAGTCCTGCGTACTACTGTTAGCACAGGAGAAGGTTTGCAGTGTGTTGCCCAAGATTTACCAGAAAATCGTTATCAATTGCAAGACCCTCGCATTAAACAAGCGATCGCTCTTAACCCCACAAGTTCCCTGATGTTTGGTGAAACTGGGTTAGAAAAGGTACAAGTTCCAACCTTGATTTTGGCATCATCTAAAGATGAAACGACTCCAGCTTTAACTGAACAAATCATTGGTTTTACCAAAATCATATCACCAAAATGGTTGATTGGAATTGTTGGCGCAACTCACAGCAGCATCAAAGATCCAATTTCAACTGCACAGAGAGAGGAGAAAAAGAGTGTTGAAGTAGTTGGTGAGCAAGCTGCTGATATTCGTAAGTATATGAAAGCTATTACTCTAGCATTCGCTTCTCAGATGACTCCAGAAGCTAATAAATATCAAGTATTTCTTACCCCAGAGTATGCCCAATATGCTTCTACACAAGCATTCCCAATTCGTTTAGTAACGGATATCCCGGCTGATATTCTGAAAAAAATCAACAATGCTGTAAGTAATAATCAGCAATAA
- a CDS encoding caspase family protein, producing MSKHNFNRNFAIVIGINNYQNSIRELITAVPDALKLAEIIQKQHENLKPQYQAQNKYEVQLILNQRASLSQLKQLIADFKQGQITLDREKVTVTESDRLLFYFAGHGIALDALENQEGPVGYLIPQDAISSDSSTYLPMQELHDALNALPCRHLLGILDCCFAGAFRWASVKREVVRKVQIYKERYDRFISDRAWQVITSASDDQKALDSLDISENS from the coding sequence ATGTCAAAACATAATTTCAATCGCAATTTTGCGATTGTTATTGGTATTAATAATTATCAAAATAGTATTAGAGAGTTAATAACCGCAGTTCCCGATGCTCTCAAGTTAGCTGAAATTATTCAAAAGCAACATGAAAATCTAAAACCGCAGTATCAGGCACAAAATAAGTATGAAGTTCAATTAATTTTGAATCAGCGTGCTAGTCTTAGCCAGCTAAAACAATTAATTGCCGACTTCAAACAAGGACAAATAACGCTTGACAGGGAAAAAGTTACAGTTACAGAAAGCGATCGCCTCCTCTTCTATTTTGCTGGACATGGCATTGCTTTAGATGCTCTAGAAAATCAAGAAGGACCTGTAGGTTATCTGATTCCTCAAGATGCTATATCCAGTGATAGTAGTACCTACTTGCCGATGCAGGAATTGCATGATGCTTTGAACGCACTTCCCTGTCGGCATCTGTTAGGAATTCTTGATTGCTGCTTTGCAGGAGCTTTCCGTTGGGCAAGCGTGAAGCGGGAAGTTGTACGCAAAGTGCAGATATATAAGGAACGCTACGACAGATTCATCAGCGATCGCGCTTGGCAAGTGATTACTTCCGCATCTGACGACCAAAAAGCTTTAGATTCCTTAGACATCTCCGAAAACAGTTAA